Within Microthrixaceae bacterium, the genomic segment TTCGGGGACAGCACGCGCACCGGCAAACCGGTGGGGGACGACTTGAGGGAAGGCAAGCCCACGCTCTTGTTGTCGGTGGCCCACGAGCAAGCCACCGATGGTCAGCGGGCCGCTCTCGACCTGGTTGGCGACCCCGATCTGGATGCCGACAAGGTCACCCTGATCCAAGAGGTGTTGGTGTCTACCGGCGCGCTCAGTGCGGTGGAAGCCGAAATCGAGTCACTGGCCGATCAGGCCATCTCGTCGTTGGATGAGCTCGACACCGGCACAGAGGTGCGGCGGGCCCTCACCGACCTGGCCGACTTCGTGGTCGCCCGCACCGCCTGAGCCGGACAGCCGATGGCTGGCCAGACCCCATGTGACGGTCACATCTCGAGCTGGTCAGCGCCCGTATCGGTCCAGTGCCGCCTCTATCCCTTCGACCACGACCCCCGGCTCGGAGGCGATGGCCTCCAGCCACGGCGGGCGGGACCGGGTGGCCACCGCCACCGGCTTGTCCACCCGACCGAACTCCACCGCTTGGCGCACATAGGCGGTGGCGTAGTCGCCGGGGCGGACGTCTCGGGTCAGCTCCACCAGGGCATAGGGATCGGGGGTTCCACCCGTGGGGGTGCCCAGCCGCGTCCTGATGACCGCCGATGAATGAGGTGCCGGCCCTCCACCGGCCAACCCGGGACCGTCGGCGATTATCACGCCTGCAACCAGTTCGGGCCGGGCGCCAGCGATGAGAAGGCCGACATAGCCACCGAGGCCACGTCCCAACACCGTGACCGGCGGGGAGTCGTCGTCGGGGATCAGGTGGGCCAACGCCACGTCGACATCGGCCATCAGGGCCTCCGCTGTGTATCCGCCCCCCTTGGGCATGCTCGAACGGCCGTGGCCGGTGAGGTCGAGTCCCCACACCGGACCGGTCCAGATGTCGGTCACTGGAGGAGGGGTCGATGGGGTGTGCTCACCCAGGCCGTGCAGGAGCAGCAGCGGCCGCCCCCACGCTGCCCCGGGAAGCGACGGGCGCAGCCGGTGGAGCGCCAACTCGGTTCGAACATGGCGGAGGGTCACGGTGGTCATGACAAGAACTCCAACACGTGGTCCGCTACCAGTCGGGGCTGTTCAACGTGGACGAAGTGCCCGACTCCTTCAAGGGGGATGAACAGCCCCCGGCTCGGAAGCATCGGTTCGATGTCTTCGGGCAACGTGCCCCAACCCATGAGCTCGATGTCCAAGCCGAGGATGCACAGGACCGGCGCACCGATCGAGGGCAACAGGTCCATGGACCACTGGGGGCGCCAGGGGCCGAACCCACCCATGCGCATTGATGCGTCGATCTTCCACCGCCACCCGTCTGGACGCTCATATCCACCGATCGGAACCAGGTACTCCAGCCATGCCGGGTCCAGCCGCGGGTTCATGCGACCCCGGCGTTCGGCCAGCTCGGCCGCGGTGCCCGGCTTGCGGACCTTGGTCCCCGCGGCCCGACGATGATCCAACCAACCGGCCAGCTCACTGCGGCGCATGCTGGTCCGGTTGTGCTCGGCTACATCGGGCCAGGACCGGCTGGAGGGCAACCCGTCGAGGTTGACCAGGTGGCTGACCCGGTGGGGTACGGCATCGGCGAGAGCCAGGAGGAGCGCCCCGCCCTTCGAGTGACCTACCAGGGGGATGGGGGCCGGACCGATGCTGTCCAGCACGGCCAGAGCATCTCGCCGGTCGGCATCCCAGGAGTACAGCGATGCATGCTCGGAATCGCCGTGGCCGCGCTGATCCCAGGACACCACCCGCCAACCGGCATCGGCGAGCAGTGGAGCAAACCCGTCGAGCGTGCCCGCGAAGTCGAAGCCTCCGTGAGCCATGAGGATCGGAGGTGCGTCTGCGTCACCCCACTCCCAGGCCGCCAATGCCAGGCCGTCGCCGTCCACCACCCGGAAGCGGTCGGGTCGACGGGCGCCGGGGTAGGAGCCGGTGACGGGCTCCGAGCGGAGTCGGGCCCTCGGGATCTCGACGTCTTGGGCGCCGGATCCGACGGGTCCCGCTGACGACGGCGAGGCCTCGGTGGTGGTCACCAGGCCAGGGTACGCCCAAACTTGACCCGCCGGTCAAGATCGTTGACCGCCGAGTCCACCCCGTATTGTGGATTCGTTGTGACCGACTCGACCTCCTCCGCCACGGTCGCACCGGGCGCCCCCGAGATCGCGGCCGACGCCACCGACCAGACCGCGGCCCGACGAACTCTGCGCGAGCGCGGTGGCGGCCATCGTCACCTCATCACCGGGTCCAGCGTCTTGGTGCTCGGCGCCGCCGCCCAGGGCGTGGGCGGAATGGTGTTCTCGCTCCTCGTCGCCCAACTCGACCCCAAGCACACCTTCGGTGACGCCACCGCCCTCTACACGTCGTCGCTGTTCGTGGTGTACCTGGCCGGGCTAGGCCTGCCCGTGGCCCTGGCCCGCTACGCGGCGGACCGTTCCACCGATGCCCACACCATCTTCACCTGGGGCGTGCTGGCCACTGCGGCCGCCTCGGTGGTGGCCAGCGCCGGATACCAGGCCATCGCCCGCCCCCAGGCCGCCGAAGACGTTCTGTGGAACTGGCACCCGGCCGGCGGCTTCGCCGTGTTCACCCTGGTGGTGGTCGGATCGGCCTGGTCTCTAATCGTCGACGTGCGGGCCATGACCATGCGGCGCTGGGGGGTGGTCCTGTTCCGGATCGTGGCCGTGAGCGTGGCCAAGATCGCCCTGGTCCACCTCGGTCAGACCAGCGACCATCGATCGCTCCTGTTGTTCTTGTACCTGGGGGGACCCGTAGCCCTCTCCGGCGCGCTGGGCGTGGCCTTCATCAACCGCACCACCGGGGGCAGACACCGCCTCGGCCCGAGACCGACCAACGCCCGGGCCGCCGCCCGCTACTCGGGCGTCAACTACCTGTCGACCCTCGCCTACCAGGCCCCGTACTTCGCCCTGCCGGTGATCGTCCTGCTCAACGTTTCCAACACCGTCAACTCCAGCTTCTACGTGGCCTGGGGAATCGTGTCGATCGCCTTCTACGTGCCGTCGGCCATCGGGCAGGCACTGCTGGCCGAGGGCGGCAAGGACGGCGCCCGGGTGCGTTCCCAGCTCCGCCTGGCCATGGTCCTCGCCGTCGGGCTCATGGCCGCCGGCGCCCTGGTCACCTTCCTGGGCCGGGAGATCGTGGTGATGGCCTACGGCGAGGGCTACCGCGACGCCGCCGAGATCCTTCCCCTGATGATGGCGGCCGGCGTGCCGTGGGCGCTCACCTCGCTCTACCTGGCCGAGGCCCGCATCTTGCACCGCAACGTCGCCACCGTGGCCATCACCGTCACCCTCACCGTGGCCATCATCGGCCCGGCGCTGGTGCTGGTGCCCGATCAGGGGATCGAGGGCGCCAAGACGGCGTGGCTGGTCGGCAACCTGGTGGCGGCCGCGGTTGCGGTGGTGCTCACCGCCGTCACCCGACGCCGCGATGCCCTTGGGCAAGGCGACCTCAGCGAGGCTGGTCAGCTCAACAACGGGTGAGATCAGGTCGGTAGGTGGGCGGCTGATCGCCACCCCCACCGGTGACGATCCAACTGTCGACCGCCTCGGCATCGACCACACCGGCCCTGACCAGATCCTCGATCGAGGACGGATACCGGTCCCGCTTGGACTGGTACTGGGCTACCGCCATCTTGAGGTTGCGCAACTCGGTCTCACAGTTGCTACGGCTGGTATCTGCCTCGATGTTTCGAGCCGAGGTGACCGCGACCAGGACCAGGCCGACCACGAACACCGAAACCAGCAGCAGTTCGGACAGCGTAAACCCGGCTTCACCGTGCCACCTCGAAGGGCGACCGGGGCGGGTCGGTTCGCTCACGGGTCAAGACGGTACCGGTTGGAGGTTCGAAGGCTCGCGTCATCGGGGGCCAACATGGACCGGTGACCGTCCCGCGCTCGCCCCAGCCCGACGAATCGGGCTCGTCACGTTCCAAGGCGGTGAGAACAACCAAACGTCGGGGCCGCATGTCGGACTCCAAACGCCAGGCCCTCACCGACCTGACACCGGCGTGGTCGATCACGCCGCCCCTACGCCATGGCGAGCTCGTCGGGGCGTTCCGCCGCGACGCCCCCCGGCTGCTCGACGTCGGGGTCGGCACCGGTGAAGCGACAATCGACTGGGCTACCCGCCACCCCGACTGGGACGTGATCGCGGTCGAGTTGCACCGCCCCGGCATCGCCCGTCTGCTCCAGGTCCTCGACGACGACGGCCCGACCAACGTGCGCATCCTCGAAGCCGACGTGACCGCGGTGGTGGCGGACCTGGCCGACCAGAACGACCCGGCCGCCGCCCAGGTGATCAACGCGGTGCGGATCTTGTTCCCCGACCCGTGGCCCAAGCGTCGTCACCTCCACCGCAGGCTCGTGGACGAGGCGTTCGTGGCCACCGTTGCCGACATCGTCGCGCCCGGCGGCTGGCTACACCTGGCCACCGACTGGGACGACTACGCCCTCCAGATGCGCCTTGCCCTGATGGCCGAGCCCCGCCTCGAGGTAGACGTGGACGGCGCCGCCCTTAGACCCGAACGCCCGGTCACCACCTATGAGGGTCGAGGCCTGCTCGCCGGCCGCCACATCACCGATCTGATAGCTCACCGCCGAGACTGACCCCAGCGTCGGCTGATCAGGACAACCGACTCAGCTCGTCGTCGTCGAGCTCGGCGAGCCGGGCCAGCGCTTGTGGGTCAACCGTGGGTCGCTCGGGGATGACCTCGCCCTTGCCGTCGGGGCGGATCCAGCCCACGCCGGGCTCGTGACGGCGGATCACCCGGGCCGGGACCCCGCCGATCACCGCCCGATCCGGTATCTCGCCACGCACTACAGACCCGGCCGCCACCACCACATGACGACCGATCCTGGACCCGGCCAACACCACCGACCCGTGGCCGATCCACACCCCGTCTCCGATGACGACCGGCTCGTGTTCACCCAACTGCACACCGGGCGGTGTGGCCGGATCCTGGTAACCGTGGTTCCCGTCGGTCACGTAGATGTCCTGACCGAACCACACGTCGTCACCGATGGTGATCGACTCGTGGGCCACGATCCCCGAACGCATGCCGATCACGCACCGGTCGCCGATGACCAGGGCCCTGTCGGGGACGGTGGGCTGGTCGGGGGAATAACCAGCCGCCAACGTCACCCAGGTGTTGACCAAGGTGTCGGTGCCGATGTGGATCTGGCGCTCGCCGTAGATGGTGGCAGTGGGGAAACCGATGACGCTGCCTGCCCCGAACGATCCGAACCTCTCTGCCGCCGCGATCCCGGGCGCAATGGCTCCCGCCACCCTCAGGCGACTCCAACCCCACTGGATGGCCTGGTTGGTGACACGGTGGACAGCTCGAGCCATGGGTCGTGGGAGCACCAGCGAAGAGTACGGCCGACGTTGGCGGAGCGCGCGGTTTTGGAGTGAGCAGCCGAGTCCCTAGCCTGTTGGGTCATGGAGTCCGCCCCGGTCACCGAGGTCCCGGTTTCCGCCGCTGCTACAGGCGGCTGCCCGTTCCCTCACCAGGCACTCGGTGCCACCAGCTGCCCCATCACCGCCACCGCTGGTCCGGCCTCGGCTGGACAGCGGTCCAAGGCCGACCAGATCGCCCGCCGGGTGCTGCGCGTTCCCGAATCCGCGGCCCCCGTGTCGGCGGCTCGGGCCCAGTCGGCTTTCCAGAAGTCGATGATGATCTCGGCCACCCGCTGCACGCTCACCTACGTGGTGTTCCCGTTCCTGCTCCCCGCGGTGGGCTTCGCCACCGGCGTCGGGCCGTGGGTGGGTCTGCTGATCGGCACCGTGGCCATCGTGTGCGACGTGTTCACCGTGCGACGGTTCTTCGTGGCCGATCACAAATGGCGGTGGCCGTTCACCGCCATCGCCTCCAGCATCATCGTGTTGTTGGCGGTCCTGCTGGTCCAGGACCTCACCCACATCTCGGAGCAAATGTTCCGGTGACCACCTCGGCCGCACCCGGGCGCCTTGGTCGGGCGGGGTGGATGGCGGTCGGATTCGGCTCCGTCGGGCTCGGGTCGCTGGGCATCATCGTGCCCGGGCTGCCCACCACGGTGTTCTTCATCGTGGCGGCATGG encodes:
- a CDS encoding alpha/beta hydrolase, with product MTTVTLRHVRTELALHRLRPSLPGAAWGRPLLLLHGLGEHTPSTPPPVTDIWTGPVWGLDLTGHGRSSMPKGGGYTAEALMADVDVALAHLIPDDDSPPVTVLGRGLGGYVGLLIAGARPELVAGVIIADGPGLAGGGPAPHSSAVIRTRLGTPTGGTPDPYALVELTRDVRPGDYATAYVRQAVEFGRVDKPVAVATRSRPPWLEAIASEPGVVVEGIEAALDRYGR
- a CDS encoding alpha/beta hydrolase, coding for MPRARLRSEPVTGSYPGARRPDRFRVVDGDGLALAAWEWGDADAPPILMAHGGFDFAGTLDGFAPLLADAGWRVVSWDQRGHGDSEHASLYSWDADRRDALAVLDSIGPAPIPLVGHSKGGALLLALADAVPHRVSHLVNLDGLPSSRSWPDVAEHNRTSMRRSELAGWLDHRRAAGTKVRKPGTAAELAERRGRMNPRLDPAWLEYLVPIGGYERPDGWRWKIDASMRMGGFGPWRPQWSMDLLPSIGAPVLCILGLDIELMGWGTLPEDIEPMLPSRGLFIPLEGVGHFVHVEQPRLVADHVLEFLS
- a CDS encoding lipopolysaccharide biosynthesis protein produces the protein MTDSTSSATVAPGAPEIAADATDQTAARRTLRERGGGHRHLITGSSVLVLGAAAQGVGGMVFSLLVAQLDPKHTFGDATALYTSSLFVVYLAGLGLPVALARYAADRSTDAHTIFTWGVLATAAASVVASAGYQAIARPQAAEDVLWNWHPAGGFAVFTLVVVGSAWSLIVDVRAMTMRRWGVVLFRIVAVSVAKIALVHLGQTSDHRSLLLFLYLGGPVALSGALGVAFINRTTGGRHRLGPRPTNARAAARYSGVNYLSTLAYQAPYFALPVIVLLNVSNTVNSSFYVAWGIVSIAFYVPSAIGQALLAEGGKDGARVRSQLRLAMVLAVGLMAAGALVTFLGREIVVMAYGEGYRDAAEILPLMMAAGVPWALTSLYLAEARILHRNVATVAITVTLTVAIIGPALVLVPDQGIEGAKTAWLVGNLVAAAVAVVLTAVTRRRDALGQGDLSEAGQLNNG
- a CDS encoding tRNA (guanine(46)-N(7))-methyltransferase TrmB, with the protein product MTVPRSPQPDESGSSRSKAVRTTKRRGRMSDSKRQALTDLTPAWSITPPLRHGELVGAFRRDAPRLLDVGVGTGEATIDWATRHPDWDVIAVELHRPGIARLLQVLDDDGPTNVRILEADVTAVVADLADQNDPAAAQVINAVRILFPDPWPKRRHLHRRLVDEAFVATVADIVAPGGWLHLATDWDDYALQMRLALMAEPRLEVDVDGAALRPERPVTTYEGRGLLAGRHITDLIAHRRD
- a CDS encoding acyltransferase codes for the protein MARAVHRVTNQAIQWGWSRLRVAGAIAPGIAAAERFGSFGAGSVIGFPTATIYGERQIHIGTDTLVNTWVTLAAGYSPDQPTVPDRALVIGDRCVIGMRSGIVAHESITIGDDVWFGQDIYVTDGNHGYQDPATPPGVQLGEHEPVVIGDGVWIGHGSVVLAGSRIGRHVVVAAGSVVRGEIPDRAVIGGVPARVIRRHEPGVGWIRPDGKGEVIPERPTVDPQALARLAELDDDELSRLS